The nucleotide sequence gttttagtaatgtTGAGTTCGATGTTTGTTTACGGTATGTAGaatatatatcaagaaaaaaacttatttctttgaattaatgattttctgaaatttgttttgtattacaCTTATAAAATAGGGATaaataaagtttgaaaaatcatatagtataattatattcTAAAAGGTTACTTTTTTAGGCATTTCTTCGGACTAGAAAATTTCTTGTATCGGGAATATGAAACTACAAGATTAAATTTGATTGGAGGAGATGAGAACTGAGAAgctttatgtatataatatcataGTTGGGTCAAGTTCTAGCTAGTTGGAGATCTTATTTGGGCCTTATTTCGAGCCTGTCATGCATATATGTTCGGGGATTGTTTGAGAATTATTGGGGAAGGCCTTAAGAGCAAGAAGACCTATTCAGAGGATATATTTCTAGAAGTTACTTTGGTACTATTTTGGTAATgactaaaatagtaaaattggTTTAAAGTAAACTTATGAGTATTTTATTACAGTATTTTACTATATTCTACTACGTAAGGTTAAGCCGACACGAAACAAATCGTTAACGAGGTTTTACTTCTTCTATCGTTCTAACTagcatcaaaaccaaaaagaaaaagaaagaaagagaaaatgcaACTGTCTTTCGTATTCACACTtgttttcaactaaaaaatatcgGAATCATATGCTGAACTGGTCTACGCTTTTACGATTCTTTGTGGcaaagaaacaaagaggaatCGTTTACTGTTTgatttgactttttaaaaatacattttttttatttaaattatcatgaaaataattaagtatattGTCAAAATAAGTAGATGGACCGCAGGACCTCTCTCATTTTCtgacatttatatatttgtctcatttTCAGAATATATCTCAATAGTTAATCAGACAGTTatttgtatacaaaaaaaattcgaatAGATCGATATAATAACTCGTCCATATACAAGTCTTTTGGCTTCTCCACAGATCTGTTCCAGCTCATGCTATGGATTCTTCTTCATTGTAAGTACTAACGATTACTCTTTTCATCTTTCCTTTGCTCAACTTCTTGTCCTaaaatcattttctttgtttttttgttgtcctttactttttttctttctctgtttgctcttttgtttttttcttcttctcagctctTTTTGCATAGCTCAACAGTTTTCttgaaaatcttgttttttttttctttctttttctggacattgactaaataaaaaaagcttTCCTGGTTATATAGAAAAGGTTTCGAGCTTGGGAAGCTTGTGTTGAGGTCCGGTCTCTTACAAAGCTCATGGAGTAAGATCTCCCATATACATGAATCACCCAATTCGAATCAAGATTCAGGTCTAGGTGTCAAGTTTTACAAAGAAGGCAAATCCACATTTGTGGTTTTTGGGGCACCACCTATTCGCAGAAACAGGTATGGTCTTACTCGTCTTTCTGGCTCAGAATATGAAAACAACCCGTTTCATTTCCTCTGCTCCGAGAAGATCTCCTCCTTCTCTGTTCACACACCTTCCTTTGAGCTTTTTGCCTCTGCCTTTCATCGAAATCTCCGTGAACTCAAATCTAAGGTAACCTTTTTTTTACTGATCCActcaatatatagtttttgtgacacactctctctcttcagaatttgttttgtattattttgggTTTCTAACAACTTTATGAAAAAGGTTTAGACAAATTAAGAATCTTGGAAGTTAGTGTGTTTCCATAATCATATATGTCTTACAATTTCTTAATATAGTTTGTGCTTAGACATTTATAGAAATTCCCATGAGTTTTTTCAGACATCCATGAGAAAACAGAATCTTGAAAAGTTATAGTATATGTGTTGTGCAGTTGCTGGAGTTGCTCAAGCTTGAGAAACCGGTGATCATCACTGGAGCTGCGTTAGGAGGATCTGTGGCATCTCTCTTTACGTTGTGGCTTCTTGAAACTATCGATCCAAAGCTAAAACGTCCTTTATGCATCACGTTCGGCTCACCTCTAACCGGAGACGCTTCTCTTCAACAGATTCTTGAGAATTCTTTGAGGAATGCATGTTTCCTTCATGTGGCTGAGGCTGCACAAACTCAGGCCATCCAGGCCGATCTTTTCAAGCCTTTTGGAACTTTCTTGATCTGTTTTGATTCAGAATGTATTTGCTTCGAGGACCCTGAGGCGGTCTTGGAGTTGCTGGTAGGTGATACCACGGATGGTCTAGTAGACTGGAGAGACTACGGTGAAATCCTAGACCGTTTGGACCAGTCTTTAATGACGGATTCGAGTCTTATGATTGATGATGTTATTGATCGAATGGAGGAACGTGGAATTAGGAAGAAGCTGCGTTTTGATCAGCTGAAGAAACTAAACGACATGAAGATATCACTGATGCATATAGAGTGGTACAAAAAGATGAGCAAGATGAACAAGATTGGTTACTACGATCGGTACAAGGCTAGAGTGGTTTCATCTGTTGATATAGATcttgagaagaggaagaaagagttGAATGAGTTCTGGATATCAATGGTTGAAGAAGTTGAGAAGAAGCCCCAGAGTGAAAAGTCTATTCTCAAGAAACGGTGTCTCTTCGGTGGGAACAACTACAGACGAATGATCGAACCGCTAGACATTGCTGAATATTACCTCGACGGTCGTAAAGACTACCGAACCTTAGGAAGGTCACGCCACTATGTTATGCTAGAGAAATGGTTTGAGGCGGAAAATATTGAAACGGTTAGGTGcaaaaagagagatttgagtgATCTTTTAAcgtttgattcttgtttttggGCTGAAGTTGAGGAATCGTTGATTGTTACCAATCAGCTAGAGACACAAGTGGGGATAACAAGTGAGGAGAGAGCGGTATTAACCGGAAAACTCGAGAGGTTTGAGGCATACGTTTGGGGGATGATTGAGAAACGTGAGGTTTCGCCGGAGATTTTCTTGGAGGACAGCAGTTTCATGAAGTGGTGGACAGAGTACAAAGTGATCAAAGGCTTTAATTCTCCACCTTCACTCTTCACCGAGTTTATGAACACATGGAAGTATGAGAGTTATGGTCAGCCACAATAATGGAAATAGTTAgtaatttatttacatttcaGGTTAATTCTTATTATTACAGTAATTGTTGTTATTGTTCGTTCATTTACCACGagaatttaattatataaactttagttttcaaagttaataattcatataatcgcgacatgtatcaaatatatcaataatattttgatatgtataaaaataatttttttataataattataggaaaattaaaaaaattaaaataaaagaattacaattactatttttgaaagtatataaaaccaaaagtaatcttTTATATCACTAATTCGAATAGGaaaattatctattaaattactaatttcaataggaaaatatgtgcaattaataaggaaaatatttgcaatttaattgcaattattatttattataatcatatagtacaaagaaatttataaagaaaagtgattaaagtatgtAAAGGTtcaatgtgttaaaattagtgattaacataatgtaagaaaaataagataaccaaaataagaaattaatgtaatttccctaagtttttcaatcggtgaatgatttcataacgtattcaatattatgttattatataaatcttggttttcaaagttagtaactcatatGAGCGCGACAAGTGtcaatttaacaattttaaattactaattctttaataaaaagaattaagaaaaatagataattacatctataatactataattaaataaattatactgtcaattattaattctaaaataaaaaggattgtAGATACTCATTTTTACATACACaaataattttctcataataacgtctttgaatttttgattaatttatgataatgttggacaagtagtaaaactattacttatgagattacaaaatatataacaaatatatttaagatattgttagttttttttgagaattatatcttattaatttttagtttttataaaatattaagtaaggtataaatttgatacaatgcacattttttgatatgaaaattataaatgttactcattGGGATTGAGTACATagaactaatatataattttattagcatgtaataatataaaaagaaattgtattgTAGGATTGAGTATGTGAACTCTAAATCcagtatttcaaaaaaaaatcaaatgaaataaaattaatatattttttaaaaaataaaattaatattttgaatacaacttaaatttttatatatttttcttatatctgcGTTAATACGCGGGCCTAATCTAGTATAGTAATAATTTCTTGGAAATCTCGTTACCAATTTCTTTCCGTTTACAAAAAAAGgacaacatgatttttttttttcaacctaaacattaattaaaatagaactcctaagttggttgcccaaactggaggaaagttgtttacaaatgTCGTTGCCGACGCTAACAAAACGAGAAGAACGAGCTAAACAATCAGCCTTCACATTTACCGTCCTTGGGATCTTGGAAAGGGTGAAATGAGGAAATGAAGCACTAAGCACCTGGAACTCGTCAAGCAGCGCTGAGAAAGCCGGCCACTCCTCTGGATCTTGCACCATTGAAATTAACTCTGCAGAGTCCGTCTCGAATCTTTGACAAACAATACCTCTGGAAAGAATACACTCCATTGCCCATAATAATGCTTCCATATCCGAATGAAGTGGGGACACACTACGACGCTGACATCTGGCACCCAAAAAGAATGTTTGATTCTCACCATCACCACACCACCATCCTAGACCAGAGTTTTGTTCCGTAGATTTCCACGAACCATCAACTTGACACCGAATTGTCGTCTCTGGAATTTTCACAGGTTCCGACACACTAGACACACTCCTTGCGGCCATTTGGGCTTCCTCCCACCACAATTGCTCTTGTAAAGCCTGATTAATAATATCTATTGGCTCTGATTGTAACCCTTGGAAAACTTTgttattcctatccttccataTGAACCAAACTAGCCACGGTAATGAACTATGTGTTACTCCTAGAGCCATAGGGCCTAACCCTTTCccatatataaaatctagaTTAGAATAAATCGAACCCAAGGGGAACTTATCCCTGTGTAATCCATCAAAAACCCTCTCTCACACCTGAGTGGAACGAGGGCACTCAAAGAAGGTATGATTAATAGATTCTTCTGCTAGCTCACAACGCTTGCATACCGTATCACAATGTACACCCCGAGAAGCTAATCGCACCATCACCGGAAGAGAGCCAGAAAcgatctgccagaaaaaatgtttaatttttggtggtACCGAAGGTTCCAAGCCTGAGCCATCAGGACATTACAGTTAGGACCAACTATCACTTCCGCCTTCATATCTTGAGCTACCTTATAACCTGACTTAACCGAATAACgacaagattttgtaaaatgccaCACCAAGTGATCAGGTTTAAAAGATTTGCTGATAGGCATACTCCTAATAATTTGAATGTCCTCCTGATCCATATACTCCTGAAGGATAGGTAAATGCCACTCTTTAGTCTGTGGATTAATCAAATGATTGACCATTAGATTTGGATGTAGTTGTCGTCCCCTACCGTTTGTAGGTCTAGGATGCTGATCAGGAATCCATGGGTCACGCCAAACCGAAATATTAGTCCCTGACCCAACCACGAGCCCCTTTTTCCACTAAGCTTTTTGTCGAAAAGATACTCCTCCACCCAAAGGATGGTGAGTAAGGTTTTTTTGCCATTAACGGGtgtttatttctaaaataacgACCTCTAAACACTTGAGCAAATAGCGAATTTGGAAACTGTATTAGACGCCAATACTGCTTAGCCAGTAAAGCATCATTAAAAGTCTCTAAATCCCGAAATCCCAAGCCACCTTCTGATTTATCTctacacattttatcccaagccACCCAGTGTAGCCCCCGATCTTTCCCATCATAGCTCCACCAGAAATTTGAAATTGTACTCGTCAATTTTGTCGTTAAACCTTGGGGGAGTTTAAAACAGGACATAACATGTGTCGGAAGAGCCAAAGCCACCGACTTGAGTAAGACTTCCTTCCCCCCCTTAGATAAAAACTTGGCATTCCAACCATTCACTCGGTCATTCAACCTATCTCGAACATAACTAAAGACTTGTACTCGTGATCCTCCGAGACTTTCTGGGATTCCCAAGTAGGACCCCATACCCCTTccttggagattttaatgacaGATTTAACCTTATCCTTGACTTCCGACACCTCTTTTTTACCAGACATTATAGATGACTTGTCCAAATTAACCTCTTGCCCGGAAGCTTTACCATAATTGCTTATAATATTCATGACTGTTGAACATTGTTCTTCTTTCGCTTTAAAGAAGAATaaactatcatccgcaaaaAGCAAATGAGAAATAGGGGGCGAGTCAAGGGAAACCTTAATACCCGTTATTTTCCCTTCCCTCTCTGCCTTTTTGATATTAGCTATCAAAACCTCAGTGCAAAGAATAAATAAGTAAGGggataaaggatccccctgtCGCAATCCCCGATTTGGCAAAATGGAGCCACAAGGTTGGCCATTAAGCAGCACTTGATAGGACACCGAACTCACACACCACAATAACCAAGAAATCCATTTTGAATCAAAACCTAACCTAATTAGAACCGCTTTCAAAAAATCCCATTCGACacgatcatatgccttactcatatccgttttgaagGCCAAAAAATCCGAACTACACATCCTATTGGTCTGTAAGCCGTGAAACATCTCTTGGACCACTAGAATATTATCTGTGATTAAGCGGCCAGGAACAAAAGCCGATTGTGTTTCAGAAATAAGTAAGGGCAAAATCCTCCTTAACTGgaaacataatatttttgaaattatcttataactcacattacacaaactaataggCCTAAATTCTGCCATCCTTTTTGGTGTTTCAACCTTTTGGATCaaacaaatattagtttcattaattcTGGGATCAAACTTACCAGTTCGAAAGAACTCCCTCACCAAAGCAACCAAATCCCCTTTAAGATGAGGCTAAAACCTCTGAAAGAAAAGTGTTGTCATTCCGTCCGGTCCCGGGGTTTTCTCCGGGTGCATTGCGAAAAGAGCCTTTCGAACTTCCAACTCGGAAACATCCTGAATTAACTCCCTATTCATACGCTCAGTAACAAAAGGGTTGACCGCTTCTACCATCTCTGAAATACCCCCAACATCCGATTGAGTAAAAAGTGACTTAAAATAATTAGAAGCAATCCTCTCCATACCCTGACTCGATTCATCCCAAACATCTTGTTGATCAAACAAACCTACAATCTTATTCCTAACTCTCCTTTGTTTAGTAGAAGCATGAAAGAAGCTAGTATTCTTGTCACCGACCCGCAACCAGAACTTTCGGCTTTTCTGTTGCCAATACAATTCCTCATCATAATAGGCATCCTTGAGCTTTTTCTCTAGAATGTGAATTTCCGATTGCGAAAAAGAATCATCTTTTTTAGCATCCTCTAGAGCCGTCTTAAGTGAAGATATAAGAGTTTTACTATTCGGGACATTCTGTTTTCTCCACCAGAAAATAGAATTCCGATAATTTCTGATTTTATCCATAAACCCTGGGATTCTAAAATTTCTTGTCCGATTCCACCCCATTTCCACGGCCCCAGAAAACCCCTCTTTACCCATCCATCGCTTGTCAAAATGAAACTGACGAAACCTTCGTCCCCCAAATA is from Camelina sativa cultivar DH55 chromosome 20, Cs, whole genome shotgun sequence and encodes:
- the LOC104769730 gene encoding senescence-associated carboxylesterase 101-like isoform X2 — translated: MLWILLHCFELGKLVLRSGLLQSSWSKISHIHESPNSNQDSGLGVKFYKEGKSTFVVFGAPPIRRNRYGLTRLSGSEYENNPFHFLCSEKISSFSVHTPSFELFASAFHRNLRELKSKLLELLKLEKPVIITGAALGGSVASLFTLWLLETIDPKLKRPLCITFGSPLTGDASLQQILENSLRNACFLHVAEAAQTQAIQADLFKPFGTFLICFDSECICFEDPEAVLELLVGDTTDGLVDWRDYGEILDRLDQSLMTDSSLMIDDVIDRMEERGIRKKLRFDQLKKLNDMKISLMHIEWYKKMSKMNKIGYYDRYKARVVSSVDIDLEKRKKELNEFWISMVEEVEKKPQSEKSILKKRCLFGGNNYRRMIEPLDIAEYYLDGRKDYRTLGRSRHYVMLEKWFEAENIETVRCKKRDLSDLLTFDSCFWAEVEESLIVTNQLETQVGITSEERAVLTGKLERFEAYVWGMIEKREVSPEIFLEDSSFMKWWTEYKVIKGFNSPPSLFTEFMNTWKYESYGQPQ
- the LOC104769730 gene encoding senescence-associated carboxylesterase 101-like isoform X1, with product MDSSSLKGFELGKLVLRSGLLQSSWSKISHIHESPNSNQDSGLGVKFYKEGKSTFVVFGAPPIRRNRYGLTRLSGSEYENNPFHFLCSEKISSFSVHTPSFELFASAFHRNLRELKSKLLELLKLEKPVIITGAALGGSVASLFTLWLLETIDPKLKRPLCITFGSPLTGDASLQQILENSLRNACFLHVAEAAQTQAIQADLFKPFGTFLICFDSECICFEDPEAVLELLVGDTTDGLVDWRDYGEILDRLDQSLMTDSSLMIDDVIDRMEERGIRKKLRFDQLKKLNDMKISLMHIEWYKKMSKMNKIGYYDRYKARVVSSVDIDLEKRKKELNEFWISMVEEVEKKPQSEKSILKKRCLFGGNNYRRMIEPLDIAEYYLDGRKDYRTLGRSRHYVMLEKWFEAENIETVRCKKRDLSDLLTFDSCFWAEVEESLIVTNQLETQVGITSEERAVLTGKLERFEAYVWGMIEKREVSPEIFLEDSSFMKWWTEYKVIKGFNSPPSLFTEFMNTWKYESYGQPQ